A window of Polaromonas hydrogenivorans contains these coding sequences:
- a CDS encoding glutamine--tRNA ligase/YqeY domain fusion protein gives MTSPAPSQATAAAPVAADKEAHKPSNFLRQIIEKDLAEGTYAARRWGGSPGDAAHHASGQPDPAKVRLRFPPEPNGYLHVGHAKSICLNFGLARDYGGVCHLRFDDTNPEKEDTEYVDSIKDAVQWLGFDWKNNTSGAVETNLYQASDYFDFMYRAAEYLIDAGHAYVDEQSADEMRINRGDFGKPGTDSPFRSRTPAENLARFREMRDGQLLDGAAVLRAKIDMASPNINMRDPAIYRIRRAHHHNTGDKWCIYPMYTYAHPIEDALEQITHSICTLEFEDQRPFYDWLLDRLAEGGLIATPHPRQYEFARLNLTYVLTSKRKLAQLVNENRVNGWDDPRMPTIVGLRRRGYTPEAIQLFAERIGVTKSDSWIDYSTLEGCLRETLDGSAPRAMAVLDPVKLVLTNWDEVMGAGMLDDCSAPIHPHHPELGKREFKIGKEVWIDRSDYEETPPKGFFRLFPPHLNASKQAIAGSKVRLKYGHVIECTGAVKDAEGRIIEVQAKLLPDTKSGTPGADSVKVKGVITWVGVNDAVPAEVRLYERLFREAQPEGGGVDFLTNLNADSLKVMTAYVEPSLASGGAIEAKADDKFQFERHGYFVADRVDHAAGRPVFNLAVGLKDSWGK, from the coding sequence ATGACCTCCCCTGCCCCCTCCCAAGCCACCGCCGCTGCCCCTGTTGCCGCCGACAAAGAAGCCCACAAGCCCAGCAACTTCCTGCGCCAGATCATCGAAAAAGACCTGGCCGAAGGCACTTACGCCGCCCGTCGCTGGGGCGGCAGCCCTGGCGACGCCGCCCACCATGCTAGCGGCCAGCCCGATCCGGCCAAAGTGCGCCTGCGCTTTCCGCCCGAGCCCAACGGCTACCTGCACGTTGGCCACGCCAAGAGCATCTGCCTGAACTTCGGCCTGGCGCGCGACTACGGCGGCGTGTGCCACCTGCGCTTTGACGACACCAACCCCGAAAAAGAAGACACCGAATACGTTGACAGCATCAAGGACGCCGTGCAATGGCTGGGCTTTGACTGGAAAAACAACACAAGCGGCGCCGTCGAAACCAACCTCTACCAGGCCAGCGACTATTTCGACTTCATGTACCGCGCCGCCGAATACCTGATTGACGCCGGCCACGCCTACGTCGATGAGCAAAGCGCCGACGAGATGCGCATCAACCGGGGCGACTTCGGCAAGCCCGGCACCGACAGCCCGTTCCGCAGCCGCACTCCGGCAGAAAACCTGGCCCGCTTCCGCGAAATGCGCGATGGCCAGTTGCTAGACGGCGCCGCCGTGCTGCGCGCCAAAATCGACATGGCCAGCCCCAACATCAACATGCGCGACCCGGCCATCTACCGCATCCGCCGCGCCCACCACCACAACACCGGCGACAAATGGTGCATCTACCCGATGTACACCTATGCGCACCCGATTGAAGACGCGCTGGAACAGATTACCCACAGCATCTGCACGCTCGAATTCGAGGACCAGCGCCCGTTCTACGACTGGCTGCTCGACCGGCTGGCCGAAGGCGGCTTGATTGCCACGCCACACCCGCGCCAGTACGAATTTGCCCGCCTGAACCTGACCTACGTGCTGACCAGCAAGCGCAAGCTGGCGCAACTGGTGAATGAAAACCGCGTCAACGGCTGGGACGACCCGCGCATGCCCACCATCGTCGGCCTGCGCCGGCGCGGCTACACGCCCGAGGCGATTCAGCTGTTCGCCGAACGCATCGGCGTGACCAAGAGCGACAGCTGGATCGACTACAGCACTTTAGAAGGCTGCCTGCGCGAAACGCTGGACGGCAGCGCCCCGCGCGCCATGGCCGTGCTCGACCCAGTGAAACTCGTGCTGACCAACTGGGACGAAGTGATGGGCGCCGGCATGCTCGATGATTGCAGCGCCCCGATTCACCCGCATCACCCCGAGCTGGGCAAGCGCGAATTCAAGATCGGCAAGGAAGTCTGGATTGACCGCAGCGACTACGAAGAAACCCCACCCAAGGGCTTTTTCCGCCTGTTCCCGCCGCATCTGAACGCCAGCAAGCAGGCCATTGCGGGTAGCAAGGTGCGCCTGAAATACGGCCACGTCATCGAATGCACAGGCGCGGTCAAGGACGCTGAAGGCAGGATTATTGAAGTGCAGGCCAAGCTGCTGCCCGACACCAAAAGCGGCACGCCGGGCGCGGATTCGGTCAAGGTCAAGGGCGTGATCACCTGGGTCGGCGTGAACGATGCAGTGCCGGCCGAAGTGCGGCTGTACGAGCGCCTGTTCAGGGAAGCGCAGCCCGAAGGCGGCGGCGTGGACTTTTTGACCAACCTGAACGCCGACAGCCTGAAGGTGATGACCGCCTACGTCGAACCGTCACTGGCCAGCGGCGGCGCGATTGAAGCCAAGGCCGATGACAAGTTCCAGTTTGAACGGCACGGGTATTTTGTGGCGGACCGGGTGGATCATGCGGCGGGGAGGCCGGTGTTTAATTTGGCTGTGGGGTTGAAGGATTCGTGGGGAAAGTAA
- a CDS encoding AIPR family protein, which translates to MQQIIEGIQSQELEASWRTALDEHDDLKKFGVNAIGLFALALRFDLEDLEGVGVSSIVDGHSDKKNDLIFIDEEIGTAVIIQAYVSKSKKSIAPANKASDLNTAIAWLLTMPAEKLPQGIKSHAIRIRDGINSGIINKLYVWYVHNCTESKNVADELEAVKQTLSSALAKYHKNTIVNQFVSEIGNSTLTEWYNETQSPIAVNEQIKFHCTDGFEVKTEDWTAFITTISARDLYAAYKNYSVKLFSANIRDYLGARSSQSNINNGIRQTMSETPKNFWVFNNGLTALTHRIEFDKEQKTIKAKGIAIVNGAQTTGAIGSMDEIPSENAMVPIRFVSVNNGDRDLIRDIVRYNNSQNQVTAADFRSTDAIQKRLRQQVSMIKDAEYEGGRRGGFGSAIKRKPKLMPSFTVGQALAAFHGQPSIAYNKKSDIWNNDALYSEFFNEKTTGPHLVFVFSLLKSIESNKSNLIEKSKSDVDLTNLEKQRLEFFRLPASIFVYVYAIASALETIISRPISDYFTLSFGNQTAPKNAIKNWTPIISATAPFTRLLAKSISEGLSKTSIEEGIQNFTQQVEVASESQGVAFNRFLKQLRNPSSIKTA; encoded by the coding sequence ATGCAACAAATAATCGAAGGCATTCAATCTCAAGAACTTGAAGCATCATGGAGAACTGCACTCGATGAACACGATGATCTAAAAAAATTTGGAGTCAATGCCATCGGGTTATTTGCATTAGCGTTAAGATTTGATTTAGAAGATTTAGAAGGCGTTGGTGTTTCATCAATAGTAGATGGGCATAGTGACAAAAAAAATGATCTGATTTTTATTGATGAGGAAATTGGAACAGCAGTAATAATTCAAGCTTATGTTTCAAAATCCAAAAAATCTATTGCACCAGCAAATAAGGCAAGCGATTTAAATACTGCAATAGCGTGGCTGCTCACGATGCCAGCTGAAAAATTACCTCAAGGCATTAAATCTCACGCAATACGTATTAGAGATGGAATTAATTCTGGAATAATCAACAAACTTTACGTATGGTATGTGCACAATTGTACAGAATCAAAAAATGTTGCTGATGAACTTGAAGCAGTCAAACAAACACTGAGTTCCGCTTTAGCAAAGTATCACAAGAACACAATTGTCAATCAATTCGTTTCAGAAATAGGGAACTCTACTCTCACAGAATGGTATAACGAAACTCAATCGCCCATTGCAGTAAATGAGCAAATTAAGTTTCACTGCACAGATGGATTTGAAGTGAAGACCGAAGACTGGACAGCCTTCATCACAACAATTTCCGCAAGAGATCTTTATGCTGCTTACAAAAATTATTCTGTTAAACTTTTTTCAGCAAATATAAGAGATTACCTAGGCGCGCGCTCAAGTCAATCCAATATCAATAATGGTATCCGTCAAACAATGTCTGAAACACCCAAAAATTTTTGGGTGTTTAACAATGGACTGACAGCTTTAACGCATCGAATTGAATTTGATAAAGAGCAAAAAACTATCAAGGCAAAAGGGATAGCAATAGTTAATGGCGCTCAAACCACTGGCGCAATTGGTAGCATGGATGAAATACCTTCTGAAAATGCAATGGTACCAATTAGATTTGTATCAGTGAATAACGGTGATAGAGATTTAATAAGAGACATTGTTCGCTACAACAATAGTCAAAATCAAGTAACTGCAGCAGATTTCAGAAGCACCGATGCCATTCAAAAAAGGCTGCGACAACAAGTATCTATGATAAAAGATGCTGAATACGAAGGAGGCAGAAGAGGCGGCTTTGGAAGTGCAATCAAAAGAAAGCCAAAGCTTATGCCATCTTTTACGGTTGGACAAGCGCTTGCTGCATTTCATGGACAACCAAGTATTGCATATAACAAAAAATCCGATATATGGAATAATGATGCATTATATTCTGAATTTTTCAATGAAAAAACTACAGGCCCGCACTTAGTTTTCGTATTTTCTTTATTAAAAAGTATAGAAAGTAACAAATCAAATCTCATAGAAAAATCTAAATCCGATGTAGATTTGACTAATTTGGAAAAGCAGAGACTTGAATTTTTTCGATTACCAGCTTCTATATTTGTTTATGTTTATGCTATTGCAAGTGCTCTTGAAACCATTATAAGTCGCCCAATTAGTGACTACTTTACACTCTCGTTTGGAAATCAAACAGCACCAAAAAATGCAATAAAAAATTGGACACCAATTATTTCTGCTACCGCCCCATTTACTCGCTTACTTGCAAAGTCTATTTCAGAAGGTCTATCAAAAACCTCTATTGAAGAAGGAATACAAAATTTCACTCAACAGGTTGAAGTTGCATCTGAAAGTCAAGGAGTAGCTTTCAATCGATTTTTAAAACAACTTCGAAATCCATCCTCTATCAAAACCGCTTAA
- a CDS encoding zeta toxin family protein yields the protein MTNTTQSAPRVVVFAGPNGAGKSTHADAILAALGIETFVNADYIARGLSGRHTDAVAFEAGRIMLRRLRQLGDARADFAFESTLSSRSFAHFLHGLKAQGYAVAIYYFSLANVQLAVRRVKLRVALGGHDVPADVVKRRFGRSLHNFFQIYVPLADEWTLFDNSSATQALPVAARYANQLTATEPATWHKLQKLSKAA from the coding sequence ATGACCAACACGACCCAATCCGCGCCCCGTGTCGTGGTCTTCGCCGGCCCCAACGGCGCGGGCAAGTCAACGCATGCGGATGCGATTCTGGCCGCGCTGGGCATTGAAACCTTTGTCAACGCCGACTACATCGCACGCGGCTTGTCCGGGCGCCATACTGATGCCGTCGCGTTCGAGGCGGGCCGCATCATGCTCAGGCGCTTGCGGCAACTGGGCGATGCCAGGGCCGACTTTGCTTTTGAATCCACGCTGTCGAGCCGCTCGTTTGCCCACTTCCTGCACGGTCTGAAGGCCCAAGGTTACGCGGTCGCCATCTATTATTTTTCGCTGGCCAACGTCCAGTTGGCGGTTCGCCGCGTCAAGCTGCGCGTGGCCCTTGGTGGGCATGATGTGCCGGCGGATGTGGTCAAGCGGCGATTTGGCCGCAGCCTGCACAATTTCTTTCAGATCTACGTCCCATTGGCCGATGAATGGACGTTGTTCGACAACTCATCGGCAACCCAGGCGCTGCCGGTAGCGGCACGCTATGCCAACCAACTCACCGCCACGGAGCCCGCAACATGGCACAAACTGCAAAAACTCAGCAAAGCCGCTTGA
- a CDS encoding NAD(P)/FAD-dependent oxidoreductase — protein MNSSIELLPKTCDVLVIGAGPSGSAAAFTLAKAGLDVVMIDQHAFPRDKICGDGLIPDAHKALERLGVLDEVMRQAHSSSFLSCISPRGGRVDVAGTLAVLPRKQLDDIVCKAAVAAGARMFAPVRFTAPIEENGKVVGARLAQSGHECELRATWVILATGAVPQALMAAGMAERHTPSAIAMRCYIKNEAMASRIDKLEVIWHKALAPGYGWIFPCGNGVFNVGVGILAAPDDPAGKRDTSQGKAGTANLRQMFEALGTLSEPARELMAGGTRLSPLKGAPLRCSLQGARLSRPGLLVTGEAAGSTYSFSGEGIGKALETGILAAEAILQGGGEAQVRAHYQSRIEALRPRFALYERANLVNKYPWLADLLIWRARKSARLRQRLSGVLNETSNPGSMFTVKGFVRLFTE, from the coding sequence ATGAACTCCAGCATTGAATTACTCCCCAAGACGTGCGATGTCCTGGTGATTGGCGCCGGCCCGTCCGGCAGCGCGGCCGCCTTCACCCTGGCCAAGGCCGGGCTGGACGTGGTGATGATCGACCAGCATGCCTTTCCCCGCGACAAGATCTGCGGCGACGGCTTGATCCCGGACGCGCACAAGGCCCTTGAGCGGCTCGGCGTGCTGGACGAGGTCATGCGGCAAGCCCATTCATCCAGCTTTCTGAGCTGCATCAGTCCGCGTGGCGGGCGTGTCGATGTGGCCGGAACACTGGCCGTTCTGCCGCGCAAGCAGCTGGACGACATCGTCTGCAAGGCGGCCGTGGCGGCGGGCGCGCGCATGTTCGCGCCCGTCCGTTTTACGGCGCCGATCGAGGAAAACGGCAAGGTCGTGGGCGCGCGCCTGGCGCAGTCAGGCCATGAGTGCGAACTGCGGGCGACCTGGGTCATCCTGGCGACGGGCGCAGTCCCGCAGGCGCTGATGGCCGCCGGCATGGCGGAGCGGCACACGCCCAGCGCCATTGCGATGCGCTGCTACATCAAGAACGAAGCGATGGCGTCCAGAATCGACAAGCTGGAAGTTATCTGGCACAAGGCGCTGGCGCCCGGCTACGGATGGATTTTCCCGTGCGGCAATGGCGTTTTCAATGTGGGCGTCGGCATCCTGGCCGCGCCCGATGACCCGGCGGGCAAGCGCGATACATCGCAGGGCAAGGCAGGCACCGCCAATTTGCGCCAGATGTTCGAAGCCCTCGGCACCTTGTCGGAGCCGGCCAGGGAACTGATGGCGGGCGGCACGCGCCTGAGTCCGCTCAAGGGCGCGCCGCTGCGCTGCAGCCTGCAAGGGGCGCGGCTGTCGCGGCCGGGCCTGCTGGTGACCGGCGAGGCCGCTGGCAGCACCTACTCGTTTTCTGGCGAAGGCATCGGCAAGGCGCTGGAAACCGGCATCCTGGCGGCAGAGGCAATCTTGCAGGGCGGGGGCGAGGCGCAGGTACGCGCCCACTACCAAAGCCGGATTGAAGCGCTGCGGCCGCGCTTTGCGCTGTATGAGCGGGCCAACCTGGTCAACAAGTATCCGTGGCTGGCAGATTTGCTGATCTGGCGGGCGCGCAAAAGCGCGCGCCTGCGGCAGCGCCTGAGCGGAGTCCTGAACGAAACCAGCAATCCGGGCAGCATGTTCACCGTCAAGGGCTTTGTCCGGCTGTTTACCGAGTAA
- a CDS encoding peptidoglycan DD-metalloendopeptidase family protein, which produces MPIHHPDLPHRLLSRRSALLGSVGLLALPASRLAAAAAPPSSEVWPNALQVPGGIARLSLGPAAARPVAHAGDVPLLVLGDVIEWTALVGIPLSAMPGKASITLQLEGGGQRQLAYTVASKRYSEQRLKVAPGTVDLSPDNEARYERERAHQATVMATFSTPLPDALSLRMQVPVPGRRSSSFGLRRVFNGQSRNPHSGMDIAAGTGTPIVSPLPARVIDTGDYFFNGNTVWLDHGGGLLSMVCHLSDIGVKPGDALKTGERVGAVGATGRVTGPHLHWGVMLNRTMVDPALFLAA; this is translated from the coding sequence ATGCCCATTCATCACCCTGACCTTCCCCACCGGCTGCTGTCCCGCCGCTCGGCCCTGCTGGGCAGCGTCGGCCTGCTGGCGCTGCCCGCTTCACGCCTTGCGGCAGCCGCCGCGCCGCCATCTTCCGAGGTCTGGCCGAACGCCTTGCAGGTTCCCGGCGGCATCGCCCGGCTGTCGCTGGGTCCGGCGGCGGCGCGGCCGGTGGCGCATGCGGGCGATGTGCCCTTGCTGGTGCTGGGCGACGTGATCGAATGGACGGCGCTGGTCGGCATTCCTTTGTCGGCCATGCCGGGCAAGGCGAGCATCACGCTGCAGCTTGAGGGCGGCGGCCAGCGGCAGCTTGCCTACACGGTGGCCAGCAAGCGCTACAGCGAGCAGCGGCTGAAGGTGGCACCGGGCACGGTCGATCTGTCGCCCGACAACGAGGCGCGCTACGAGCGCGAGCGCGCGCACCAGGCCACGGTCATGGCCACGTTCAGCACGCCCTTGCCCGATGCACTATCGCTGCGCATGCAGGTGCCGGTGCCGGGGCGGCGCTCCAGCTCGTTCGGGCTGCGGCGCGTGTTCAACGGCCAGTCGCGCAATCCGCACAGCGGCATGGACATCGCGGCGGGAACGGGCACGCCCATCGTGTCGCCGCTGCCGGCGCGGGTGATTGACACGGGCGACTATTTCTTCAACGGCAACACGGTCTGGCTGGACCACGGCGGCGGGCTGCTGAGCATGGTCTGCCACCTGAGCGACATCGGCGTGAAGCCGGGCGATGCACTGAAGACCGGCGAGCGCGTCGGTGCCGTGGGCGCCACCGGCCGCGTGACCGGGCCGCACCTGCACTGGGGCGTGATGCTGAACCGAACGATGGTGGACCCGGCGCTGTTTCTGGCGGCCTGA
- a CDS encoding TMEM175 family protein, whose product MGKGRLEAFSDGVIAIIITIMVLELKVPHGTEWETLHPLIPVFLSYVLSFVFVGIYWNNHHHMLHATRQVNGGILWANLHLLFWLSLIPFVTSWMGENHFAALPVALYGTVLLMAACAYFILARALIALHGKGSELALALGRDFKGKVSVLVYAVAIPLSFVNAWIAIALYVAVASMWLLPDRRIENTLVH is encoded by the coding sequence ATGGGTAAAGGTCGCCTGGAAGCCTTCAGCGATGGCGTGATCGCCATCATCATCACAATCATGGTGCTGGAATTGAAGGTGCCGCATGGCACCGAGTGGGAAACGCTGCATCCGTTGATTCCGGTGTTTTTGAGCTATGTGCTGAGCTTTGTGTTCGTCGGCATCTACTGGAACAACCACCATCACATGCTGCACGCCACGCGCCAGGTGAATGGCGGCATCCTGTGGGCCAATCTGCACTTGCTGTTCTGGCTGTCGCTGATCCCGTTCGTGACCAGTTGGATGGGTGAAAACCATTTCGCGGCCTTGCCGGTGGCCTTGTACGGGACGGTCTTGCTGATGGCGGCCTGCGCCTATTTCATTCTCGCCCGCGCCTTGATTGCATTGCACGGCAAGGGCTCGGAACTGGCCCTGGCACTGGGCCGGGACTTTAAAGGCAAGGTGTCCGTCCTCGTTTACGCCGTGGCCATTCCGCTTTCATTCGTGAATGCCTGGATTGCCATCGCCCTTTACGTGGCGGTGGCCTCCATGTGGCTGCTTCCCGACCGCCGGATTGAAAACACCCTCGTGCATTAA
- a CDS encoding LysR family transcriptional regulator produces MDRLDALRALVLSKQFGSFAGAARALGVTRSQISKLIASLEAEYGGALFARSTRSVALTSAGATLHNYALELLAIDAEAREAMAALQGMVAGPLRVNAPMSFGQLVLAPLLPGFLALHPQIELRVELNDRLLDPFEHGFDLTLRIAELEDSSLAARRLCGVPRAIYAAPGYLRAQGVPDSPQALKAHRCLNYAHTNTGHVWRLGKGGEKAHVAVGGPLCSNNGEVLLAAAMAGSGLILQPAFLAAGHLASGRLVPVLPQWQESPEIALYALYPATRRVPVAVRALIDYLVATLPQAMAAT; encoded by the coding sequence ATGGACCGACTTGACGCCCTCAGGGCATTGGTGCTGTCAAAACAGTTTGGCAGCTTTGCCGGGGCCGCGCGGGCCTTGGGCGTGACGCGTTCGCAGATTAGCAAGCTGATCGCTTCGCTGGAGGCGGAATACGGCGGCGCGCTGTTTGCACGCTCCACACGCTCCGTCGCCCTGACCAGCGCCGGCGCCACCCTGCACAACTATGCGCTGGAACTGCTGGCCATTGATGCCGAGGCGCGCGAAGCCATGGCCGCCTTGCAGGGCATGGTGGCCGGGCCATTGCGTGTCAATGCGCCGATGTCCTTTGGTCAATTGGTGCTGGCGCCGCTGCTGCCGGGCTTTCTGGCGCTGCATCCGCAAATCGAGTTGCGCGTGGAGTTGAATGACCGGCTGCTCGATCCGTTCGAGCACGGCTTTGACCTGACGCTGCGCATTGCCGAGCTGGAGGACTCTTCACTCGCGGCGCGGCGCCTGTGCGGCGTGCCCCGGGCGATTTATGCCGCCCCCGGCTACCTGCGGGCGCAGGGCGTGCCGGACTCGCCGCAGGCACTCAAGGCGCACCGCTGCCTGAACTACGCGCACACCAACACCGGCCATGTGTGGCGCCTGGGCAAGGGCGGCGAAAAAGCGCATGTCGCCGTCGGCGGGCCGCTGTGCTCGAACAACGGCGAAGTGCTGCTGGCGGCCGCCATGGCGGGCTCCGGGCTGATACTGCAACCCGCGTTTCTGGCGGCCGGGCACCTTGCGTCGGGCCGGCTGGTGCCGGTGCTGCCGCAGTGGCAGGAGTCCCCGGAAATCGCCCTGTATGCGCTGTATCCGGCCACCCGGCGGGTGCCTGTCGCCGTGCGCGCCCTGATCGACTACCTGGTCGCCACGCTGCCGCAGGCCATGGCCGCGACCTGA
- a CDS encoding hydrolase yields the protein MTPGKLELLTPENCALVLIDHQPQMTFGVANIDRQLLKNNVIGLAKAARLFKVPTVLTSVETESFSGNIWPELLAVLPDNHIFERTSMNTWDDAGVKAELKKFGRKKLVLAALWTEVCLNFPALEAMADGYEVYFVEDASGGTSVAAHNMSVQRMIQAGAVPITWQQFLLEMQRDWARKETYAGTTGIVVEHSGAYGSGIDYAMTHVHKLPARKLG from the coding sequence ATGACCCCAGGAAAACTCGAACTGCTGACCCCTGAAAACTGCGCGCTGGTGCTGATCGACCACCAGCCGCAAATGACGTTCGGCGTGGCCAACATCGACCGCCAGCTGCTGAAGAACAACGTCATCGGCCTGGCCAAGGCGGCCCGGCTTTTCAAGGTGCCGACCGTGCTGACCTCGGTTGAAACCGAGTCCTTCTCGGGCAACATCTGGCCCGAACTGTTGGCCGTTCTGCCCGACAACCACATCTTCGAGCGCACCAGCATGAACACCTGGGATGACGCCGGCGTGAAGGCCGAGCTGAAGAAGTTCGGCCGCAAGAAGCTGGTGCTGGCCGCGCTGTGGACGGAAGTCTGCCTGAACTTCCCGGCGCTTGAAGCCATGGCCGATGGCTACGAGGTCTATTTTGTCGAGGATGCTTCTGGCGGCACTTCGGTCGCGGCGCACAACATGTCGGTGCAGCGCATGATCCAGGCCGGTGCCGTGCCGATCACCTGGCAACAGTTCCTGCTGGAAATGCAGCGCGACTGGGCGCGCAAGGAAACCTACGCCGGAACGACCGGCATCGTCGTGGAGCATTCTGGCGCGTATGGCTCGGGCATCGACTATGCGATGACGCATGTGCACAAGCTGCCGGCGCGAAAGCTGGGCTGA
- a CDS encoding antibiotic biosynthesis monooxygenase translates to MNRTEAKLPASTGQQTDASPESISFIVQHRVRADAQAAYETWLAETMRVAGSFAGHQGVHVVRPAAGSTSYTIVVRFATYEEATRWHQSDERARLVEALHPYLESGEQVSIGAGIDYWFQPRPAAPGEPPMKPPAWKQWLITTSVIWPLTMIVPWLFRPVFRAAPLLGMYGVAHVIIASVIVALVVWVIMPRYTQLVHGWLFRKD, encoded by the coding sequence ATGAACCGCACCGAGGCCAAGCTTCCCGCATCCACCGGCCAGCAGACTGACGCTTCCCCTGAGAGCATCAGCTTTATCGTGCAGCACCGCGTGCGCGCCGATGCGCAGGCGGCCTACGAAACCTGGCTGGCCGAAACCATGCGGGTGGCGGGCAGCTTTGCCGGGCACCAGGGCGTGCATGTGGTGCGCCCGGCGGCGGGAAGCACCAGCTACACCATCGTCGTGCGCTTTGCCACGTATGAGGAAGCAACGCGCTGGCACCAGTCGGACGAGCGCGCGCGCCTGGTCGAGGCCCTGCATCCTTACCTGGAGAGCGGCGAGCAGGTCAGCATCGGCGCGGGCATCGACTACTGGTTCCAGCCCCGGCCAGCCGCGCCTGGCGAGCCGCCCATGAAGCCGCCGGCATGGAAGCAGTGGCTGATCACCACCTCGGTGATCTGGCCGCTGACGATGATCGTGCCGTGGCTGTTCAGACCTGTGTTCAGGGCCGCGCCGCTGCTGGGGATGTATGGGGTGGCGCACGTCATCATTGCCTCCGTCATCGTTGCCCTGGTCGTCTGGGTGATCATGCCGCGCTACACGCAACTCGTGCATGGCTGGCTGTTTCGCAAGGACTAG